The Gymnogyps californianus isolate 813 chromosome Z, ASM1813914v2, whole genome shotgun sequence genome has a window encoding:
- the PIGG gene encoding GPI ethanolamine phosphate transferase 2 isoform X3: MVSNWTKIPPPLFKKVVIVLIDALRDDFVFGSKGKQFMPYTTQVVEKGTSYSFIAEAKPPTVTMPRIKALMTGSIPGFIDVIVNLNSPALLDDNLIWQAKTAGKRIIFYGDDTWVKLFPKHFVEYDGTTSFFVSDFTEVDDNVTRHLDKVLKREDWDLLILHYLGLDHIGHMTGPNSPLVGPKLREMDNILKKIHISLLSKEEASLPNLLVVCGDHGMSETGSHGGSSEGEVHTPLLFISSAFEKRSGPVTQPELVQQTDLASTLAVGLGLPISRNSVGNLILPVVGGKTMREQLRFVHLNGFQLSRLLQENTPAYEKGLIHC; this comes from the exons ATGGTTTCTAACTGGACCAAAATTCCACCACCACTTTTCAAAAAAGTTGTCATTGTGCTGATAGATGCTTTGAGAGATGACTTCGTGTTTGGATCCAAAGGTAAACAGTTTATGCCGTATACTACACAAGTTGTTGAAAAAGGGACATCCTACAGTTTCATTGCTGAAGCAAAACCACCCACTGTGACTATGCCTCGAATTAAG GCTTTGATGACGGGTAGCATACCTGGTTTCATTGATGTTATCGTGAACCTCAATTCTCCAGCTCTGTTGGATGACAATCTAATATGGCAGGCaaaaacagctgggaaaagaatAATCTTTTATGGTGATGATACTTGGGTTAAATTGtttccaaagcattttgtgGAATATGATGGAACAACATCGTTTTTTGTGTCAGACTTTACAGAG gtTGATGATAATGTTACCAGGCATTTGGATAAGGTGTTAAAGAGAGAAGACTGGGATCTCCTAATACTACATTATCTGGGATTGGACCATATTGGACATATGACTGGGCCAAACAGCCCATTAGTGGGACCAAAACTTCGTGAAATGGATAACATCCTGAAGAAGAttcatatttctcttctttcaaag GAAGAAGCTTCTCTGCCCAATTTGCTAGTTGTTTGTGGGGATCATGGGATGTCTGAAACAGGTAGTCATGGTGGTTCTTCAGAAGGAGAAGTGCACACACCACTGCTGTTTatcagctctgcttttgaaaagagaagtg GTCCTGTAACCCAACCTGAACTTGTCCAACAAACTGATTTAGCTAGCACACTGGCAGTAGGTCTTGGTCTACCAATTTCAAGAAACAGTGTTGGGAACCTTATATTGCCAGTTGTGGGAGGCAAGACAATGAGAGAACAACTACGTTTTGTGCACTTGAATGGGTTCCAGCTTAGCAGACTGCTGCAAGAGAATACACCTGCGTATGAAAAAG gtctGATACACTGTTGA
- the PIGG gene encoding GPI ethanolamine phosphate transferase 2 isoform X4: MVSNWTKIPPPLFKKVVIVLIDALRDDFVFGSKGKQFMPYTTQVVEKGTSYSFIAEAKPPTVTMPRIKALMTGSIPGFIDVIVNLNSPALLDDNLIWQAKTAGKRIIFYGDDTWVKLFPKHFVEYDGTTSFFVSDFTEVDDNVTRHLDKVLKREDWDLLILHYLGLDHIGHMTGPNSPLVGPKLREMDNILKKIHISLLSKEEASLPNLLVVCGDHGMSETGSHGGSSEGEVHTPLLFISSAFEKRSGPVTQPELVQQTDLASTLAVGLGLPISRNSVGNLILPVVGGKTMREQLRFVHLNGFQLSRLLQENTPAYEKAQKE, encoded by the exons ATGGTTTCTAACTGGACCAAAATTCCACCACCACTTTTCAAAAAAGTTGTCATTGTGCTGATAGATGCTTTGAGAGATGACTTCGTGTTTGGATCCAAAGGTAAACAGTTTATGCCGTATACTACACAAGTTGTTGAAAAAGGGACATCCTACAGTTTCATTGCTGAAGCAAAACCACCCACTGTGACTATGCCTCGAATTAAG GCTTTGATGACGGGTAGCATACCTGGTTTCATTGATGTTATCGTGAACCTCAATTCTCCAGCTCTGTTGGATGACAATCTAATATGGCAGGCaaaaacagctgggaaaagaatAATCTTTTATGGTGATGATACTTGGGTTAAATTGtttccaaagcattttgtgGAATATGATGGAACAACATCGTTTTTTGTGTCAGACTTTACAGAG gtTGATGATAATGTTACCAGGCATTTGGATAAGGTGTTAAAGAGAGAAGACTGGGATCTCCTAATACTACATTATCTGGGATTGGACCATATTGGACATATGACTGGGCCAAACAGCCCATTAGTGGGACCAAAACTTCGTGAAATGGATAACATCCTGAAGAAGAttcatatttctcttctttcaaag GAAGAAGCTTCTCTGCCCAATTTGCTAGTTGTTTGTGGGGATCATGGGATGTCTGAAACAGGTAGTCATGGTGGTTCTTCAGAAGGAGAAGTGCACACACCACTGCTGTTTatcagctctgcttttgaaaagagaagtg GTCCTGTAACCCAACCTGAACTTGTCCAACAAACTGATTTAGCTAGCACACTGGCAGTAGGTCTTGGTCTACCAATTTCAAGAAACAGTGTTGGGAACCTTATATTGCCAGTTGTGGGAGGCAAGACAATGAGAGAACAACTACGTTTTGTGCACTTGAATGGGTTCCAGCTTAGCAGACTGCTGCAAGAGAATACACCTGCGTATGAAAAAG CTCAAAAAGAGTAA
- the PIGG gene encoding GPI ethanolamine phosphate transferase 2 isoform X1, producing the protein MVSNWTKIPPPLFKKVVIVLIDALRDDFVFGSKGKQFMPYTTQVVEKGTSYSFIAEAKPPTVTMPRIKALMTGSIPGFIDVIVNLNSPALLDDNLIWQAKTAGKRIIFYGDDTWVKLFPKHFVEYDGTTSFFVSDFTEVDDNVTRHLDKVLKREDWDLLILHYLGLDHIGHMTGPNSPLVGPKLREMDNILKKIHISLLSKEEASLPNLLVVCGDHGMSETGSHGGSSEGEVHTPLLFISSAFEKRSGPVTQPELVQQTDLASTLAVGLGLPISRNSVGNLILPVVGGKTMREQLRFVHLNGFQLSRLLQENTPAYEKDPGYEHFKIAEKSHGNWIKLYLEGNNSEILLNLGKKVLKQYLEALKTLSSSLSKQVAQYDVYSMMVGTVIIMEE; encoded by the exons ATGGTTTCTAACTGGACCAAAATTCCACCACCACTTTTCAAAAAAGTTGTCATTGTGCTGATAGATGCTTTGAGAGATGACTTCGTGTTTGGATCCAAAGGTAAACAGTTTATGCCGTATACTACACAAGTTGTTGAAAAAGGGACATCCTACAGTTTCATTGCTGAAGCAAAACCACCCACTGTGACTATGCCTCGAATTAAG GCTTTGATGACGGGTAGCATACCTGGTTTCATTGATGTTATCGTGAACCTCAATTCTCCAGCTCTGTTGGATGACAATCTAATATGGCAGGCaaaaacagctgggaaaagaatAATCTTTTATGGTGATGATACTTGGGTTAAATTGtttccaaagcattttgtgGAATATGATGGAACAACATCGTTTTTTGTGTCAGACTTTACAGAG gtTGATGATAATGTTACCAGGCATTTGGATAAGGTGTTAAAGAGAGAAGACTGGGATCTCCTAATACTACATTATCTGGGATTGGACCATATTGGACATATGACTGGGCCAAACAGCCCATTAGTGGGACCAAAACTTCGTGAAATGGATAACATCCTGAAGAAGAttcatatttctcttctttcaaag GAAGAAGCTTCTCTGCCCAATTTGCTAGTTGTTTGTGGGGATCATGGGATGTCTGAAACAGGTAGTCATGGTGGTTCTTCAGAAGGAGAAGTGCACACACCACTGCTGTTTatcagctctgcttttgaaaagagaagtg GTCCTGTAACCCAACCTGAACTTGTCCAACAAACTGATTTAGCTAGCACACTGGCAGTAGGTCTTGGTCTACCAATTTCAAGAAACAGTGTTGGGAACCTTATATTGCCAGTTGTGGGAGGCAAGACAATGAGAGAACAACTACGTTTTGTGCACTTGAATGGGTTCCAGCTTAGCAGACTGCTGCAAGAGAATACACCTGCGTATGAAAAAG ATCCTGGATATGAACATTTTAAGATAGCAGAAAAGTCCCATGGTAATTGGATCAAACTGTATTTAGAGGGgaataattcagaaatactcTTAAATCTTGGCAAAAAGGTGCTGAAGCAATATTTGGAGGCCCTGAAGACTCTGAGTTCTTCACTAAGCAAACAAGTGGCACAATATGATGTGTATTCGATGATGGTGGGGACTGTGATCATTATGGAG GAATAA
- the PIGG gene encoding GPI ethanolamine phosphate transferase 2 isoform X2: protein MVSNWTKIPPPLFKKVVIVLIDALRDDFVFGSKGKQFMPYTTQVVEKGTSYSFIAEAKPPTVTMPRIKALMTGSIPGFIDVIVNLNSPALLDDNLIWQAKTAGKRIIFYGDDTWVKLFPKHFVEYDGTTSFFVSDFTEVDDNVTRHLDKVLKREDWDLLILHYLGLDHIGHMTGPNSPLVGPKLREMDNILKKIHISLLSKEEASLPNLLVVCGDHGMSETGSHGGSSEGEVHTPLLFISSAFEKRSGPVTQPELVQQTDLASTLAVGLGLPISRNSVGNLILPVVGGKTMREQLRFVHLNGFQLSRLLQENTPAYEKDEVRC from the exons ATGGTTTCTAACTGGACCAAAATTCCACCACCACTTTTCAAAAAAGTTGTCATTGTGCTGATAGATGCTTTGAGAGATGACTTCGTGTTTGGATCCAAAGGTAAACAGTTTATGCCGTATACTACACAAGTTGTTGAAAAAGGGACATCCTACAGTTTCATTGCTGAAGCAAAACCACCCACTGTGACTATGCCTCGAATTAAG GCTTTGATGACGGGTAGCATACCTGGTTTCATTGATGTTATCGTGAACCTCAATTCTCCAGCTCTGTTGGATGACAATCTAATATGGCAGGCaaaaacagctgggaaaagaatAATCTTTTATGGTGATGATACTTGGGTTAAATTGtttccaaagcattttgtgGAATATGATGGAACAACATCGTTTTTTGTGTCAGACTTTACAGAG gtTGATGATAATGTTACCAGGCATTTGGATAAGGTGTTAAAGAGAGAAGACTGGGATCTCCTAATACTACATTATCTGGGATTGGACCATATTGGACATATGACTGGGCCAAACAGCCCATTAGTGGGACCAAAACTTCGTGAAATGGATAACATCCTGAAGAAGAttcatatttctcttctttcaaag GAAGAAGCTTCTCTGCCCAATTTGCTAGTTGTTTGTGGGGATCATGGGATGTCTGAAACAGGTAGTCATGGTGGTTCTTCAGAAGGAGAAGTGCACACACCACTGCTGTTTatcagctctgcttttgaaaagagaagtg GTCCTGTAACCCAACCTGAACTTGTCCAACAAACTGATTTAGCTAGCACACTGGCAGTAGGTCTTGGTCTACCAATTTCAAGAAACAGTGTTGGGAACCTTATATTGCCAGTTGTGGGAGGCAAGACAATGAGAGAACAACTACGTTTTGTGCACTTGAATGGGTTCCAGCTTAGCAGACTGCTGCAAGAGAATACACCTGCGTATGAAAAAG atGAAGTCAGATGTTAA